A genomic stretch from Setaria viridis chromosome 1, Setaria_viridis_v4.0, whole genome shotgun sequence includes:
- the LOC117842664 gene encoding transcription factor bHLH94: MALEAVVFPKEHLACTDKAGVAAHPASLGCGFDIDDLEEKSGVVLQEEAAAAALPLGASAATAWDAALCPCSVTPGAVEECWDAQRRLSASPPPVPVAPGRGKAAASAARRRRRRPKAVKNTEEMESQRRNHIAVERNRRRQMNEYLAVLRSVMPPSYAQRGDQASIVAGAINFVKELEQLLQSLEAQKRRAGSCTEPQPAAAPFAGFFTFPQYSTGATGAVGSSDSSSSAGGDQSGGGGCAGARRGVADIEVAVAESHANVKVLAPRRPRQLLRMVVALQCLGLTVLHLNVTTTADHMAFYSFSLKMEDECRLSSVDDIAAAVNEIVAKVFDERVSQLLAAY; this comes from the exons ATGGCGCTCGAAGCCGTGGTGTTCCCGAAGGAGCACCTCGCGTGCACGGACAAGGCGGGCGTGGCCGCGCACCCGGCGTCACTGGGGTGCGGCTTCGACATTGACGACCTCGAGGAGAAGAGCGGCGTTGTTCTGCaagaggaggccgccgccgccgcgctgccgctcGGTGCCAGCGCGGCCACCGCATGGGACGCGGCGCTCTGCCCGTGCTCCGTCACTCCTGGCGCCGTGGAGGAGTGCTGGGACGCGCAGCGACGCCtctccgcgtcgccgccgccggtgccggtggcgcCCGGGCGCGGCAAggcggccgcgtcggcggcgcggaggcggcggcggcgccccaaGGCGGTGAAGAACACGGAGGAGATGGAGAGCCAGCGGCGCAACCACATTGCCGTGGAGCGCaaccggcggcggcagatgaACGAGTACCTCGCCGTGCTCCGCTCCGTCATGCCGCCCTCCTACGCGCAGCGG GGTGACCAGGCGTCGATCGTGGCGGGCGCCATCAACTTCGTCAAGGAgctggagcagctgctgcagtcGCTTGAGGCGCAGAAGCGGCGCGCGGGCTCGTGCACCGAACcacagccggcggcggcgccattcgCCGGCTTCTTCACGTTCCCTCAGTACTCGACCGGCGCGACCGGTGCTGTCGGCTCCAGTGATAGTTCTAGTTCCGCTGGCGGTGatcagagcggcggcggcggctgcgcaggggcgcggcggggcgTGGCCGACATCGAGGTGGCCGTGGCGGAGAGCCACGCGAACGTGAAGGTGctcgcgccgcggcggcccagGCAGCTGCTGAGGATGGTAGTGGCGCTGCAGTGCCTCGGCCTCACCGTGCTCCACCTCAACgtcaccaccaccgccgaccACATGGCCTTCTACTCCTTCAGCCTTAAG ATGGAGGACGAATGCCGGCTATCGTCGGTcgacgacatcgccgccgcggtGAACGAGATCGTCGCGAAGGTCTTCGACGAGCGCGTCAGCCAGTTATTAGCTGCTTATTAA